In Horticoccus luteus, the following proteins share a genomic window:
- a CDS encoding MYG1 family protein — translation MRVTPFTTILTHPGSAHKDEFLACCVLLATAPAPILRREPTPGDLSDPAVAVVDVGHRHEPALNNFDHHQLPDDAAPTCALSLVLKNLGLYDDAKAFCDWLEPAEWFDCRGPNATAKWLGVERNVVNQLNSPIDGTVLRRFAAATELRAGEPLWEIMRWVGDDLLTYLRTLRARLSFIGQHAEVWTLDDVADTHGNAPAVLFLPRTAPLPEEPSAGLDRYVQEQGLNERVVAIVAPDRRSEGYGLSRHRDHPRLDFTRIAREPDVHFAHARGFVAKTSATDPQRLRDLLRMAARG, via the coding sequence ATGCGAGTGACACCTTTTACTACAATCCTCACGCACCCGGGCAGCGCGCACAAAGATGAGTTTCTCGCTTGTTGCGTGCTGCTGGCCACCGCACCTGCGCCCATTTTGCGGCGCGAACCGACACCCGGCGATCTGAGCGATCCGGCCGTCGCGGTGGTGGATGTCGGGCATCGACACGAGCCGGCGTTAAACAATTTCGATCATCACCAGCTCCCCGACGATGCGGCGCCGACGTGCGCATTGTCACTGGTGCTGAAAAATCTCGGCCTCTACGACGATGCGAAAGCGTTTTGTGACTGGCTGGAGCCGGCGGAGTGGTTCGATTGCCGCGGGCCCAACGCGACGGCGAAGTGGCTGGGCGTGGAGCGAAACGTCGTCAACCAGCTCAACTCGCCCATTGATGGCACGGTGTTGCGTCGCTTCGCCGCCGCGACCGAGCTCCGGGCGGGCGAGCCGCTGTGGGAGATCATGCGTTGGGTGGGCGACGATTTGCTGACGTATTTGCGCACCTTGCGCGCGCGCCTGAGTTTCATTGGCCAACACGCGGAAGTTTGGACACTCGACGATGTGGCGGACACCCACGGCAACGCTCCGGCGGTGCTTTTCCTGCCGCGCACCGCGCCATTGCCCGAAGAGCCTTCCGCGGGATTGGACCGCTACGTGCAGGAGCAGGGTTTGAACGAACGCGTGGTGGCCATCGTCGCGCCTGACCGTCGCAGCGAGGGTTACGGACTTTCGCGACATCGCGACCATCCGCGACTGGACTTCACGCGGATCGCGCGGGAGCCGGATGTGCACTTTGCGCACGCGCGGGGCTTTGTCGCCAAGACGTCAGCGACCGATCCGCAGCGGTTGCGGGATCTGCTGCGGATGGCGGCGCGGGGTTGA